A region from the Dendropsophus ebraccatus isolate aDenEbr1 chromosome 1, aDenEbr1.pat, whole genome shotgun sequence genome encodes:
- the LOC138775083 gene encoding uncharacterized protein C3orf20-like isoform X1: protein MLGTFTPFGHGSIHSPESNVFLLQYNQVRGILTNKEGETIKEWDWPKKGKLSDPFTVQVNEYVSVKIAGQYAVSLIFRWQYEAVRLSLSTIPDVPPPQTEDLGHLMTSENFFSRTAREMAKAHKRKTKDKDTKRSPKKTTILAELAKTLVIPEDHISPSNDFNAAVELRKLQRKIRNIVDDWMEHYRLASGLDSPHIQRMSDAPPKTSRKRKVQSAAAFPVTSPDLQSQPVTEREVESALQKESALLHGRFLSAPAHAHNMRWDTSLSSASPRPSSFSSVKREQTAADPTLSKSVNNLSFNKSGTNANLSGPLVSLEQEAVKLWDTSQYACPVVLQKVLLGEESSICRCSSHQIPQVTDLEFDQLITKTSSLEQVIVVCVVSSLGSEKNDPKDMLDQLYEKKNRYRSMPCMQSRVNSFRLLKYDINTCNIITGHKSPLLVQRHNVAPGMILMYICGKLVFANYIFNGYSRSIKDLLKQILKTRSDYQRGCHLPKDFKFSYERHWAFSSFDITRTGTTIEEISPQVASLIQQTR, encoded by the exons ATGCTGGGCACATTTACTCCATTTGGACATGGCAGCATTCATTCTCCTGAAAG CAATGTTTTTCTTCTACAATACAACCAAGTTAGAGGAATATTGACTAATAAAGAAGGGGAAACCATAAAGGAATGGGACTGGCCAAAAAAAGGGAAACTATCCGATCCCTTTACAGTACAG gTTAATGAATATGTGTCTGTTAAGATTGCCGGACAATATGCTGTTAGCTTGATCTTCAGGTGGCAGTATGAGGCAGTACGTTTATCTCTCTCAACAATCCCAGATGTCCCCCCTCCACAGACTGAAGATTTG GGCCATCTCATGACCAGTGAAAATTTCTTCTCAAGAACTGCAAGAGAAATGGCCAAAGCACACAAAAGGAAAACCAAAGACAAGGACACAAAGAGAAGTCCAAAGAAAACT ACGATTTTAGCAGAACTGGCAAAGACACTTGTAATTCCTGAAGATCATATCAGTCCTTCAAatgacttcaatgcagctgttgaGCTCAGGAAGCTTCAGAGAAAAATCAGAAATATTGTAGATGACTGGATGGAACATTATCGCTTGGCTTCAG GTCTTGATTCTCCGCATATACAGAGGATGTCTGATGCACCTCCGAAAACATCAAGAAAAAGAAAGGTGCAGTCTGCTGCTGCATTCCCAGTTACATCACCTGATCTACAGTCTCAGCCAGTCACAGAAAGAGAGGTAGAGAGTGCACTACAGAAGGAAAGTGCCCTTCTACATGGCCGCTTTCTATCAGCTCCTGCACATGCACATAATATGAGATGGGATACATCCCTGAGTTCTGCTTCACCCAG aCCTtcatctttttcaagcgtgaagcGGGAACAAACTGCAGCGGATCCAACTTTAAGTAAAAGTGTAAATAATTTAAGTTTTAATAAATCAGG GACCAATGCAAACCTTTCAGGGCCCCTGGTTTCTTTAGAACAAGAAGCAGTGAAGCTTTGGGACACATCACAATATGCTTGCCCTGTCGTCTTACAGAAAGTACTGCTGGGTGAAGAAAGTAGTATCTGCAGGTGTAGTAGCCACCAAATTCCCCAAGTGACAGACTTGGAGTTTGACCAGCTGATAACCAAGACCTCATCCTTGGAGCAGGTCATAGTTGTGTGTGTTGTGTCTTCCCTGGGCTCTGAGAAAAATGACCCCAAGGATATGCTAGACCAGTTATATGAAAAAAAGAACCGATACAGAAGTATGCCATGTATGCAG AGCCGAGTGAACTCCTTCCGTTTACTAAAGTATGACATCAACACGTGCAATATTATCACAGGTCATAAATCACCTTTACTGGTTCAGAGACACAATGTAGCACCAGGCATGATTCTG ATGTATATTTGTGGCAAGCTGGTGTTTGCAAACTACATTTTTAATGGATACAGTAGATCTATAAAAGACCTTCTGAAACAGATACTAAAAACTAGGAGTGACTACCAAAGAGGATGCCATTTGCCCAAAGATTTCAAATTCAG CTATGAAAGACACTGGGCCTTTTCATCCTTCGACATAACTCGTACAGGCACAACTATTGAGGAAATCTCCCCTCAG GTTGCTTCATTAATTCAGCAGACAAGGTAG
- the LOC138775083 gene encoding uncharacterized protein C3orf20-like isoform X2, producing the protein MLGTFTPFGHGSIHSPESNVFLLQYNQVRGILTNKEGETIKEWDWPKKGKLSDPFTVQVNEYVSVKIAGQYAVSLIFRWQYEAVRLSLSTIPDVPPPQTEDLGHLMTSENFFSRTAREMAKAHKRKTKDKDTKRSPKKTTILAELAKTLVIPEDHISPSNDFNAAVELRKLQRKIRNIVDDWMEHYRLASGLDSPHIQRMSDAPPKTSRKRKVQSAAAFPVTSPDLQSQPVTEREVESALQKESALLHGRFLSAPAHAHNMRWDTSLSSASPRPSSFSSVKREQTAADPTLSKSVNNLSFNKSGTNANLSGPLVSLEQEAVKLWDTSQYACPVVLQKVLLGEESSICRCSSHQIPQVTDLEFDQLITKTSSLEQVIVVCVVSSLGSEKNDPKDMLDQLYEKKNRYRSMPCMQSRVNSFRLLKYDINTCNIITGHKSPLLVQRHNVAPGMILMYICGKLVFANYIFNGYSRSIKDLLKQILKTRSDYQRGCHLPKDFKFRRFHAIVPLFTGKSLVVLQWGK; encoded by the exons ATGCTGGGCACATTTACTCCATTTGGACATGGCAGCATTCATTCTCCTGAAAG CAATGTTTTTCTTCTACAATACAACCAAGTTAGAGGAATATTGACTAATAAAGAAGGGGAAACCATAAAGGAATGGGACTGGCCAAAAAAAGGGAAACTATCCGATCCCTTTACAGTACAG gTTAATGAATATGTGTCTGTTAAGATTGCCGGACAATATGCTGTTAGCTTGATCTTCAGGTGGCAGTATGAGGCAGTACGTTTATCTCTCTCAACAATCCCAGATGTCCCCCCTCCACAGACTGAAGATTTG GGCCATCTCATGACCAGTGAAAATTTCTTCTCAAGAACTGCAAGAGAAATGGCCAAAGCACACAAAAGGAAAACCAAAGACAAGGACACAAAGAGAAGTCCAAAGAAAACT ACGATTTTAGCAGAACTGGCAAAGACACTTGTAATTCCTGAAGATCATATCAGTCCTTCAAatgacttcaatgcagctgttgaGCTCAGGAAGCTTCAGAGAAAAATCAGAAATATTGTAGATGACTGGATGGAACATTATCGCTTGGCTTCAG GTCTTGATTCTCCGCATATACAGAGGATGTCTGATGCACCTCCGAAAACATCAAGAAAAAGAAAGGTGCAGTCTGCTGCTGCATTCCCAGTTACATCACCTGATCTACAGTCTCAGCCAGTCACAGAAAGAGAGGTAGAGAGTGCACTACAGAAGGAAAGTGCCCTTCTACATGGCCGCTTTCTATCAGCTCCTGCACATGCACATAATATGAGATGGGATACATCCCTGAGTTCTGCTTCACCCAG aCCTtcatctttttcaagcgtgaagcGGGAACAAACTGCAGCGGATCCAACTTTAAGTAAAAGTGTAAATAATTTAAGTTTTAATAAATCAGG GACCAATGCAAACCTTTCAGGGCCCCTGGTTTCTTTAGAACAAGAAGCAGTGAAGCTTTGGGACACATCACAATATGCTTGCCCTGTCGTCTTACAGAAAGTACTGCTGGGTGAAGAAAGTAGTATCTGCAGGTGTAGTAGCCACCAAATTCCCCAAGTGACAGACTTGGAGTTTGACCAGCTGATAACCAAGACCTCATCCTTGGAGCAGGTCATAGTTGTGTGTGTTGTGTCTTCCCTGGGCTCTGAGAAAAATGACCCCAAGGATATGCTAGACCAGTTATATGAAAAAAAGAACCGATACAGAAGTATGCCATGTATGCAG AGCCGAGTGAACTCCTTCCGTTTACTAAAGTATGACATCAACACGTGCAATATTATCACAGGTCATAAATCACCTTTACTGGTTCAGAGACACAATGTAGCACCAGGCATGATTCTG ATGTATATTTGTGGCAAGCTGGTGTTTGCAAACTACATTTTTAATGGATACAGTAGATCTATAAAAGACCTTCTGAAACAGATACTAAAAACTAGGAGTGACTACCAAAGAGGATGCCATTTGCCCAAAGATTTCAAATTCAG GAGGTTCCATGCCATAGTTCCATTGTTTACTGGAAAATCTCTAGTTGtcctacagtggggaaaataa